CGGACAACGTGCTCGCTCTGATGGAACGGATGGGATTCGAAGACGACATGCCGCTCGAGAGCCGGCTCGTCACGCGTTCCATCGAGACCGCGCAGAAGCGTGTCGAGGCGCAGAACTTCGACATCCGCCGGGTCGTCCTGCAGTACGACGACGTCATGAACCAGCAGCGCGAGATCATTTACAAGCAGCGCCGCGAAGTGCTGGAGTCGGATAACATCCGCGACATCGCGATCGGCATGATCAAACCGGTCATTCGTCGCATCGTCGACGCCCACTGTCCGGAAGACCAGGTTCCGGAAGAGTGGGAACTCAAACAGGTCGTCGACTACTGCCATGCCAACCTGCTGCCGGAAGGGTCGCTCAGGCCGGAAGATCTCGAAGGCAAGGACCGCGAGGAGATCGTCGCGTTCCTAGAAGAACGCGTGTTGGCGCATTACGAGGAGCGCGAGCGGCAGATCGGCCCGGAACTGATGCGCGAATTCGAGAAAGTCGTCGTGCTGCGCGCGGTCGACAGCAAATGGATGGACCATATCGACGCGATGGACCAGCTGCGGCAGGGCATCCACCTGCGCGCCTACGGCGGTACCGACCCGCTGCGCGAATATCAGTTCGAAGGCTTCGAGATGTTCAACGAAATGATCGAGTCGATCCAGGAAGAAGTCGCGCGCTACCTGATGAAGGCGCGCGTCGAGTCGAACGTCGAGCGCCAGGCGGTCGCCGAGGGCCAGGCGGTCGACCCGAAGGCGGAGGAATCGACGAAAGCGCCGGTGCGCCGGCAGAACAAGGTCGGCCGCAACGACCCGTGCCCGTGCGGCAGCGGCAAGAAGTACAAGCTGTGCTGCGGTCGCGCCCGCCATTTAACGACTGTCTGAACCGATACGCAGTTTTGCAAGGAGGGGTTTTCGTCGCCGTGATCGACGCACAATGGAAACAGCAACTAAAGGATGCATCCGTCAGGATCTCCGAGCTCAGGGGGTCTCTTTGACCTCGATTACAAACGGGAAAAGATCGCCGATCTCGAGGTGAAAATGGCCGCGCCGGATTTCTGGGACGATCCGGATCGCGCGCAAAAGCTGATCGCCGAACTGAATGCGGTCAAATCGGTCGTCGACCGGTTCGCCGAGCTGGAGAAAGAATACGAAGATCTCGCCGTAATGCTCGAACTGGCGGAGGAAGAAGACGATCCGGGGCTTGCGGCCGAGTTCGAGGCCGGCGTGCGCGGACTTGCCGACAAGCTGGCGAGGTTCGAGCTGGATCTGCTGCTCAACCAGCCCTATGACCGGTTGAACGCGATTCTGGAATTGCACCCCGGCGCGGGCGGCACCGAGTCGCAGGACTGGGCGGAGATGCTGCTCCGCATGTACCGCCGGTGGGCCGAGAAGAAAAATTTTCAGGTCGAGGTGCTCGATTATTTGCCCGGCGAAGAAGCGGGCATTAAGAGCGTGACGCTGCTGATCAAGGGTCATAACGCCTACGGCTACCTGAAGGCGGAAAAAGGCGTGCATCGGCTCGTGCGCATTTCGCCGTTCGACGCATCGGGGCGGCGTCACACGTCGTTCGTGTCCTGCGACGTCGTGCCGGAGATCGAGGACGACATCGAAGTGGAAATCCGTCCGGAAGATTTGCGCATCGACACGTTCCGCGCCAGCGGCGCCGGCGGCCAACACGTCAACCGGACGGAGTCGGCCGTCCGCATTACGCACTTGCCGACGGGCATCGTCGTGTCGTGCCAGTCGGAGCGGTCGCAGATCCAGAACCGCGAGCGCGCGATGCGGATGTTGCGGTCGAAGCTGTACGAGCTGAAAATCGAGGAGCAGCGCCGCCAGCTGGAAGAAATCCGTGGGGAGTTGACGGAGATCGCCTGGGGCAACCAAATCCGCTCGTACGTGTTTCACCCGTACAGCCTGGTCAAGGATCACCGCACACAGGTCGAGACGTCGAACGTGCAGGCGGTGATGGACGGGGAAATCGACCTGTTCATCGACGCCTATTTGCGGTGGCAGGTGCGCAAGTCGGACGCCGCCGGTCAGACGGGCTGAGGGTGCGGTCCGACGGCGCCGGCGACGCTGCAGAGGGGGCGGGGCCGGCGTCCTTTCTTTTTTTCGGCGGCGAGAGGATGTTGAATGTTTATTCCGTTCGGTGTATAATCATTCAGTACGTTGGAGACGGCGGACGGTTTTTCGGAAAAAGGGGTGCTTGTCATGCGGGCGGAATTCGTGCGCGCGGCGGTCGTCGGGTCGACGGGATACGGCGGCATCGAGCTGGTGAGGCTGTTGCACGCACATCCGCGCGTCGGATTGGCGTCGGTGATGTCGTCGAGTCAGGCGGATGCGGCGCTGTCGGAGGCTTATCCGCACGTGGCCGGCGTCGCCGACGCGACGCTCGAGGCGATCGACCCCGCGCGCGTCCGGGAGCGGGCGGACGTCGTGTTTCTCGCGACGCCGCACGGCGTAAGCGCGCAATGGGCGCCGAAGTTCGCCGCGGAGGGGCTGGCGGTGATCGACCTGTCCGGCGATTTCCGGCTGAAATCGGCGGAGGCGTACCGCGCGTATTACGGGCACGAACCGGCCGATCCCGTCTATGTCGAAAAGGCGGTGTACGGGCTGCCGGAGCTGTTCGGCCAGGATATCGTCGAGGCGACGTTCATCGCGAATCCGGGATGTTACCCGACGGCCGCGGCGCTGGCGGTCGCGCCGCTTGCGGCGGCGGGGTGGATTGATCCGGATTCCGTCATCATTGACGCGAAGTCCGGCGTTTCGGGCGCCGGGCGAGGGCTTTCGCTCGCAGTACATTTTTCCGAAGTCAACGAAAACGTGACGGCGTACAAAGTCAACCGCCACCAGCATACGCCGGAGATCGAGCAGACGATCGAGCGGCTCGTCGGGCGGCCGGTCGCGGTGACGTTCACGCCGCATTTGGTGCCGATGACGCGCGGCATTTTGTGCACGGTCTACGCGAGTCTGACGGAGCGGCGGACGACCGAAGAGGCGATCGAGCTTTATCGGCAGTACTACGAGGGCCGCCCGTTCGTGCGCATCCGGCCGCCGGGGCGGATGCCGGCGACGAAAGAGGTGCTCGGCTCGAACTTCTGCGACATCGGGCTATCGGTCGACGCACGCACCTGCCGGGTGACGGTCGTGTCGGTCATCGATAACCTGGTCAAGGGGGCGGCTGGGCAGGCGGTGCAGAATTTGAACGTGATGATGGGCTGGGACGAGACGGAAGGCCTGATGTTCGTGCCGCTGTATCCGTAGGGCCGTTTCGAACGGGCGCGAAGACGGGACCGACGGTACGAAAGCCGCTCGGGCGTCGTGCGGGGCGGCGGCGGACGAAGGACGATCGAAAAGGCGACGAAAATTGCGACGGGGAGAGCGGATCGGACGATTATGGAAAATCGGTGGCCGACATCTTTTCGGGCAGTGAACGGCTCGGTGACGACGCCGCAAGGGTTTTCGGCGGGCGGGCTTCATTGCGGGTTGAAGCCTGACGGTCGTCCGGACCTCGGTGCGATTCTGTGCGAGGTGCCGGCCGCGGCCGCGGCGGTATATACGCGCAATGCGTTTCAGGCGGCGCCGATCGCGGTGACGAAGGAAAGCCTCGGCGTCGACGGCAGACTGCAGGTCGTCGTCGTCAACAGCGGCAACGCCAACGCCTGTACGGGGGAAGAAGGGCTTGCCGACGCGCGGCGCATGCGGGAGCTGGCGGCGCAGGCGTTCGGCGTCCGCGACCATCACGTCGCGGTGGCGTCGACCGGGGTAATCGGCGTCCGGCTCGACATGGACCGCGTGCGCGAGGGAATCGGGCGATTGCCGCAGGCGACGTCCAAAAACGGCGGCGACGCGTTTTGTCGCGCGATCATGACGACCGATCTCGTGAAAAAGGAGGCGTGCGCCGCGGTCGAAATCGACGGCCGGACGGCGTACATCGCCGGCGCGGCCAAAGGTTCCGGCATGATTCATCCCGACATGGCGACGATGCTCGGCTTTTTGACGACCGACGCGGCGATCGACCGGTCGGCGCTGTCGCGGCTTTTGGCCGGCGCCGTCGACGAGACGTTCAACATGATCACCGTCGACGGCGACACGAGCACGAACGACATGGTGACGGTCATGGCGAGCGGGCTTGCGGGCAACCGGCCGCTCGACGAGCAGCATCGCGACTGGCCGGCGTTCGCGGCGGCGTTCCGGTATGTGTGCGAGGCGCTGGCGAAGGCGATCGCACTCGACGGCGAAGGGGCGACGAAGCTGATCGAGGTATGCGTGGAAGGTGCAGCGTCGTCGCGGGCGGCGCGGGTGATCGCGCGCACGGTGGCCGGCTCGAACTTGGTCAAGTCAGCCTGTTTCGGCGCCGATGCCAACTGGGGGCGCATCATCGCGGCGGTCGGTCGGTCGGGGCAACCGGTCCGCACGGATGCGGTCGACGTACGGCTCGGCGATATTCCGGTGTTGGTCGGTTCGCGTCCCGTCGCGTTCGACGAAGAGAAGGCGAAGGCGTACCTGTTGGGCGACTTCGTGCGCATTGTCGTCGACCTGCATATGGGGGAAGGACGGGCGACGGCGTGGGGTTGCGACCTCACATACGATTATGTCCGCATCAACGCCGCGTACCGGACGTAAACGTCTGGAATAAGCGCCGTGTAAGTACGGCGGCGTCGAACGCGGAACGCGAAAGTTGGTTTGTCGGACGAAAAACCGGAGGCGGGTGGAAACGATGGCGGATTCGCCGAAACGGTGGTCGATCGTCGTCAAATGCGGCGGCAACGCGCTGGCGGAAATGCCGACGGCGTTTTTCGAGGAGCTGGCCCGGCTGCACGCTGAAGGGCGTACGCCGATCGTCGTACACGGCGGCGGGCCGATGATTTCGTCGTTGCTCGACCGGCTCGGCGTGAAGACGGAATTCGTCGACGGCCTGCGCAAGACCGACGAGGCGACGCTCGACGTCGTGGAGATGGTGCTGTGCGGCAGCATCAACAAAGACCTCGTGCGCAGGCTGCAGCTGGCGGGCGCACCGGCGGTCGGCCTGTCGGGGTCGGACGGCTTGCTGCTGGAAGCACGGCCGGTCGCCGCGGCGGACCGCGTCGGCCTTGTCGGCGAGGTGGTCGCCGTCAACGCCGATCTCTTATGCGGCATCGTCGCGCTTGGGTTCGTCCCGGTCGTGGCGCCGGTCGGTGCCGACCGGGAAGGCCGCAGGTACAACGTCAACGCCGATGCCGCCGCAGGGGCGATCGCGGCGCGGCTCGGTGCGGAACGCCTGGTGATGGCGACGGACGTGCCGGGGATTTATCGCGGAAGCGGCGCGGACAGGCGTGTACTGCCCATTGTGACGGAAGAGGAGATCGAGGCGATGATCGCGTCCGGCGACATCACCGGCGGCATGATTCCGAAAGTGCGCGCCGCTCTGGAAGGACTCCGCGGCGGCGTCGCCGAGGTCGTCGTCGTCGACGGACGATCGGCCGGGGCGCTTGCGGCGGCTGCGGCCGGCGAACCGATCGGCACGCGGATTGTGCGGACGGCCGGTGCCGGCCGTGCAGAAATCGCCGCCGGCGTGCAGGCCGACGCGCAGGGCGTACCGACCTCCGCGGCGTCGGGAAAGGGCGGAGCCGG
The sequence above is drawn from the Candidatus Reconcilbacillus cellulovorans genome and encodes:
- a CDS encoding peptide chain release factor 2; the protein is MHPSGSPSSGGLFDLDYKREKIADLEVKMAAPDFWDDPDRAQKLIAELNAVKSVVDRFAELEKEYEDLAVMLELAEEEDDPGLAAEFEAGVRGLADKLARFELDLLLNQPYDRLNAILELHPGAGGTESQDWAEMLLRMYRRWAEKKNFQVEVLDYLPGEEAGIKSVTLLIKGHNAYGYLKAEKGVHRLVRISPFDASGRRHTSFVSCDVVPEIEDDIEVEIRPEDLRIDTFRASGAGGQHVNRTESAVRITHLPTGIVVSCQSERSQIQNRERAMRMLRSKLYELKIEEQRRQLEEIRGELTEIAWGNQIRSYVFHPYSLVKDHRTQVETSNVQAVMDGEIDLFIDAYLRWQVRKSDAAGQTG
- a CDS encoding N-acetyl-gamma-glutamyl-phosphate reductase, which produces MRAEFVRAAVVGSTGYGGIELVRLLHAHPRVGLASVMSSSQADAALSEAYPHVAGVADATLEAIDPARVRERADVVFLATPHGVSAQWAPKFAAEGLAVIDLSGDFRLKSAEAYRAYYGHEPADPVYVEKAVYGLPELFGQDIVEATFIANPGCYPTAAALAVAPLAAAGWIDPDSVIIDAKSGVSGAGRGLSLAVHFSEVNENVTAYKVNRHQHTPEIEQTIERLVGRPVAVTFTPHLVPMTRGILCTVYASLTERRTTEEAIELYRQYYEGRPFVRIRPPGRMPATKEVLGSNFCDIGLSVDARTCRVTVVSVIDNLVKGAAGQAVQNLNVMMGWDETEGLMFVPLYP
- a CDS encoding bifunctional ornithine acetyltransferase/N-acetylglutamate synthase; translated protein: MENRWPTSFRAVNGSVTTPQGFSAGGLHCGLKPDGRPDLGAILCEVPAAAAAVYTRNAFQAAPIAVTKESLGVDGRLQVVVVNSGNANACTGEEGLADARRMRELAAQAFGVRDHHVAVASTGVIGVRLDMDRVREGIGRLPQATSKNGGDAFCRAIMTTDLVKKEACAAVEIDGRTAYIAGAAKGSGMIHPDMATMLGFLTTDAAIDRSALSRLLAGAVDETFNMITVDGDTSTNDMVTVMASGLAGNRPLDEQHRDWPAFAAAFRYVCEALAKAIALDGEGATKLIEVCVEGAASSRAARVIARTVAGSNLVKSACFGADANWGRIIAAVGRSGQPVRTDAVDVRLGDIPVLVGSRPVAFDEEKAKAYLLGDFVRIVVDLHMGEGRATAWGCDLTYDYVRINAAYRT
- a CDS encoding acetylglutamate kinase; translation: METMADSPKRWSIVVKCGGNALAEMPTAFFEELARLHAEGRTPIVVHGGGPMISSLLDRLGVKTEFVDGLRKTDEATLDVVEMVLCGSINKDLVRRLQLAGAPAVGLSGSDGLLLEARPVAAADRVGLVGEVVAVNADLLCGIVALGFVPVVAPVGADREGRRYNVNADAAAGAIAARLGAERLVMATDVPGIYRGSGADRRVLPIVTEEEIEAMIASGDITGGMIPKVRAALEGLRGGVAEVVVVDGRSAGALAAAAAGEPIGTRIVRTAGAGRAEIAAGVQADAQGVPTSAASGKGGAGGGSADGRNVG